GAACAATAGAGGATATTGCAAACCCAAATATGTTGGATTAAGCTAGTTTATACGTTGTAATCTACCACTCTGAGTCTCAACCACAATGTCTCTATCATTTTTATCTGGATCAAAGTCCCCAACAATTAATGCAGCAATTTCATTCGCAGAGGATAAATTGTACCTTCTACCATCCTTACCTCTTTTGCCCATTAATCTCAACTTCACTTTTGATCTAGGCTCAGCTGCTATGAATTGTCTAACCATTCGGAATACCTTAACCAAAACATTATGCTCATCTAGCATATTTTTCAACGCTCTAACAATCTCTTCATGTACTATTCTCTTTTCTTCACAACTGTAACATGGAAATAGACACAAAGGGGTCAAATATGTGATTTATTATATTGTCCAATTATTTTCTACAacattttgttaaaaatatcatGCTAATTTACAAAAAAAGGTTAATTTAATACTGTACCTTATGACAGACATACGATTTTGTATCTCATTATTAGTGTCAAAAACGTACAACTCTGCAAATTTTAGAATACTCCCCTCTGGTGGAATGAGACTGCCCATCAAATGGTAATTTTCTCCACATAATATAAAGGTTGGGGGCCCTCTTGTCGTGTTTATACTTCGATCAATTTTTGCACCAATTGATGTGAATTGAAACATACTATTGTAACTTCTAATATTCTTACGGAAGTGTTTGCTCTTCGTATCATTTTcgtataacaataacaaatcatACAACACATTAGGAGCATTTTGTAATGTGGTATTTCCACTTGTCCTCCACGACAATAATTCGTGTATTTTAGATCATCAGTGTTATAATGTTTCTGAGTTCTTTCATCATACCATGATAAAGCATGATAGTTTTcacatgcatatgatgcatCTCCCATGTGCCAATATTCTGAAAATCTTGTAATCATCATTGACAATTCCAGTTTATATTATTGTATGTCTAGTGTTATTAATAATGTTATCATCACCATACCTTCGTTATTTCCACTTTGTACTTTACTTGGTTGTTTCCTTCTCACTATGCCACTCGTAGGTGTGGC
The genomic region above belongs to Arachis duranensis cultivar V14167 chromosome 3, aradu.V14167.gnm2.J7QH, whole genome shotgun sequence and contains:
- the LOC107480082 gene encoding uncharacterized protein LOC107480082, giving the protein MGARQDFISSTLPFNKEQCIADLQEQHTNMTNFNANENRMIKKHNDSTQSREYIQGTQLTMTESIISNATNDGITEVSSHAYSRMTPATPTSGIVRRKQPSKVQSGNNEEYWHMGDASYACENYHALSCLIPPEGSILKFAELYVFDTNNEIQNRMSVISCEEKRIVHEEIVRALKNMLDEHNVLVKVFRMVRQFIAAEPRSKVKLRLMGKRGKDGRRYNLSSANEIAALIVGDFDPDKNDRDIVVETQSGRLQRIN